A genome region from Natronosalvus rutilus includes the following:
- a CDS encoding aminotransferase class I/II-fold pyridoxal phosphate-dependent enzyme, which translates to MHIEPFGLERWFAEYEHEADVMLAESGIRSLPASRFDTDPGDLGYVIPTDGDPDLRADIADRYDREADEVLFTVGTQEANFLTFLSLLGADASSSQTVGDGHAVVVTPTYQALHAVPEAVGEVTRVSLEPPRWELEVDAVADAIRPDTRVIVLNNPNNPTGRYHPLERVEALYDLAADNDAYLLCDEVYRLLADDPLPPVASLGPHGLSTTSLTKAYGLAGTRFGWLVGDREVIEAAWTWKDYTTISPSIFGQHVAKQALGEQEDDILEENRALAAAHRDRVREFVDAHGLEWYDPVGVNGFVTIPDCFENGTEFCRTVVEEESVVLAPGDLFGFEDYFRIGFGLPTEKLEEGLERVGRVIG; encoded by the coding sequence ATGCACATCGAACCCTTCGGCCTCGAGCGCTGGTTCGCCGAGTACGAACACGAGGCGGACGTCATGCTCGCCGAGAGTGGCATCCGGAGTCTGCCGGCGAGTCGATTCGACACCGATCCCGGCGACCTGGGGTACGTGATTCCCACCGACGGCGACCCCGACCTCCGGGCCGACATCGCGGATCGATACGACCGCGAGGCAGACGAGGTGCTCTTCACCGTCGGCACTCAGGAGGCGAACTTCCTGACGTTTCTGTCGCTGCTCGGCGCCGACGCGTCGTCGTCGCAGACCGTGGGGGACGGCCACGCCGTTGTTGTCACGCCCACCTACCAGGCGCTCCACGCCGTCCCCGAGGCCGTCGGCGAGGTCACGCGAGTCTCGCTCGAGCCGCCAAGGTGGGAACTCGAGGTCGACGCGGTCGCCGACGCGATCCGCCCCGACACCCGGGTCATCGTCCTCAACAACCCGAACAATCCCACGGGTCGGTATCACCCGCTCGAGCGAGTCGAGGCGCTCTACGACCTGGCGGCGGACAACGACGCCTATCTGCTCTGTGACGAGGTCTACCGCCTGCTCGCCGACGACCCGCTGCCGCCCGTCGCCAGCCTCGGACCTCACGGCCTCTCGACGACGAGTCTCACGAAGGCCTACGGTCTCGCCGGGACCCGCTTCGGCTGGCTCGTCGGCGACCGCGAGGTGATCGAGGCCGCCTGGACCTGGAAGGATTACACGACGATCTCGCCCTCCATCTTCGGCCAGCACGTCGCGAAACAGGCCCTCGGCGAGCAGGAGGACGACATCCTCGAGGAGAACCGCGCCCTCGCGGCGGCCCACCGCGACCGCGTTCGCGAGTTCGTCGACGCCCACGGCCTCGAGTGGTACGATCCCGTCGGCGTCAACGGGTTCGTGACGATTCCCGACTGCTTCGAGAACGGGACCGAGTTCTGCCGGACCGTCGTCGAGGAGGAGAGTGTGGTTCTCGCACCAGGCGACCTCTTCGGCTTCGAGGACTACTTCCGCATCGGATTCGGCTTGCCGACCGAGAAACTCGAGGAGGGTCTCGAGCGCGTGGGTCGCGTAATTGGGTAA
- a CDS encoding DNA polymerase sliding clamp, with product MVEQTVQESNSSATTTFRGVLDAGTIKRTVDVAYAVFDECHLYVDPDGLRLAAIDAATVVRADVTLERAAFESFEGAPDHLGIDLERFRDVVSIADRDQFVALEVNAESRTLSIRIDELEYTLALLDPETIRSPQEGSSDAFDLAGSVVASAETFDRSVRAAEMVSTHLEFELDAADEVFAVRADGDTDDVSLTLSASDLVDLEPADTSSLFSVDYLASINRAMPGGVDVGLGLGTEKPLSIRYEFADGGGDVEYLVAPRISAT from the coding sequence ATGGTCGAGCAAACAGTTCAGGAGTCGAACTCGAGCGCTACCACGACGTTCCGCGGCGTGCTCGACGCCGGAACGATCAAACGAACCGTCGACGTCGCGTACGCCGTCTTCGACGAGTGTCACCTGTACGTCGACCCCGATGGGCTCCGCCTCGCGGCAATCGACGCGGCGACCGTCGTCCGTGCGGACGTCACGCTCGAGCGAGCCGCCTTCGAGTCGTTCGAGGGGGCTCCCGATCACCTCGGAATCGACCTCGAACGGTTTCGCGACGTCGTGAGTATCGCCGACCGCGACCAGTTCGTCGCCCTCGAGGTGAACGCCGAGAGTCGAACGCTCTCGATTCGCATCGACGAACTCGAGTACACGCTCGCGCTCCTCGATCCGGAGACGATTCGCTCCCCGCAGGAGGGCTCGAGCGACGCGTTCGACCTCGCGGGATCAGTGGTCGCCAGTGCCGAGACCTTCGATCGCTCGGTGCGGGCCGCCGAGATGGTCTCGACGCACCTCGAATTCGAACTCGACGCCGCCGACGAGGTGTTCGCGGTCCGCGCGGACGGAGACACGGACGACGTCTCGCTCACGCTGTCGGCGAGCGACCTCGTCGACCTCGAGCCAGCGGACACCTCCTCCCTGTTCTCCGTCGATTACCTCGCGTCGATCAATCGGGCGATGCCGGGTGGCGTCGACGTCGGTCTCGGGCTGGGTACCGAGAAACCGCTATCGATCCGCTACGAGTTCGCCGACGGAGGCGGCGACGTTGAGTACCTCGTGGCACCGCGGATCAGCGCGACCTGA
- a CDS encoding DUF5797 family protein, whose amino-acid sequence MTLSEEARDRLADVVELQPTKNSELQDRWNLESGSEVHQFLENELEEYYFRDDNSLIRATPEAAELVDVEPGVVSEEGEGPPSRIRVPELQAQIVEVLAGPEERSQSVVAVLHALRDAFDVDPDVEDVRSGLQSLRRKDVVEVEYRTVPTFRLAVERDDLEVDVSR is encoded by the coding sequence ATGACGCTCTCCGAGGAGGCTCGCGATCGACTGGCGGACGTGGTGGAGCTACAGCCGACGAAAAACAGCGAGTTGCAGGATCGGTGGAACCTCGAGAGCGGGAGCGAGGTACACCAGTTCCTCGAGAACGAGCTGGAAGAGTACTACTTTCGGGACGACAACAGCCTGATCCGGGCGACGCCCGAAGCGGCCGAACTCGTCGACGTCGAACCCGGCGTCGTCAGCGAAGAGGGCGAGGGACCGCCATCGCGGATCCGCGTGCCCGAGCTCCAGGCGCAAATCGTCGAGGTACTCGCCGGACCCGAGGAGCGTTCACAGAGCGTCGTCGCCGTCCTCCACGCCCTCCGGGACGCGTTCGACGTCGACCCCGACGTCGAGGACGTCCGATCCGGTCTCCAGAGTCTCCGGCGCAAGGACGTCGTCGAGGTCGAGTACCGGACGGTTCCCACGTTCCGACTCGCTGTCGAGCGTGACGACCTCGAGGTGGACGTCTCGAGGTAA
- a CDS encoding translation initiation factor IF-5A produces the protein MAKQQKEVRDLGEGGYVLIDDAACKIDSYSTAKPGKHGSAKARIEARGVFDGKRRSLSQPVDAKIWVPIINRKQGQIVSVDGNDMQVMDLETYETITMRIPEDVDASPDDNIEYLEMEGQRKIV, from the coding sequence ATGGCGAAGCAACAGAAAGAAGTTCGCGACCTCGGAGAAGGCGGCTACGTCCTGATTGACGACGCAGCGTGTAAAATCGACTCCTACTCGACGGCAAAGCCCGGCAAACACGGCAGCGCCAAGGCCCGAATCGAGGCTCGAGGCGTCTTCGACGGCAAGCGACGGTCGCTGTCCCAGCCCGTCGATGCGAAAATCTGGGTCCCGATCATCAACCGCAAACAGGGTCAGATCGTCTCCGTCGACGGTAACGACATGCAGGTCATGGACCTCGAGACCTACGAGACCATCACGATGCGCATTCCCGAGGACGTCGACGCGTCCCCCGACGACAACATCGAGTACCTCGAGATGGAAGGCCAGCGCAAGATCGTCTGA
- a CDS encoding ABC1 kinase family protein, with protein MLAYARDRRRWLVFGRPRRVGSETHRERAEVLLESLLTLGPTFIKLGQLLSTRPDVLPPAYIDVLSALQDEVPPADWADARVVLEEDLGSVDTRFQDFDTDAISGASLGQVYRASIDGDDVAVKIRRPGIETLVESDLRVIRWSLPILIRFVDESRSFSLENLADEFAKTIREEMDYHREARMLAEIRSNFDDDDRFLIPEVYEAYSSDRVLTMAYIDGTKINQVDELDAKGIDREQVAENLQRSYLQMIIDDGVFHADPHPGNLAVTDDGRIVFYDFGMSGRVDEFVQDRIVEFYIAIANQDIDAILDSLIAIGTLSPEADRAVMADVMELAIADARGEDIEQYRVQQIVGQIEDSIYEFPFRLPKNLALVLRVATVVEGVCVTLDPDFDFIATATDYLTEQGYREESIQRVLEDTAGEVRDASRSAVRIPPKLERTLDRFERDDQFVRVGVEDSDQVFATLAKRLVYGMLLTMSLFSMGVLYALGAPVAAVVAAVFSAVLSIVLYWSFRTPSSISTKPQFTRQNLRQRRGEE; from the coding sequence TTGCTGGCGTACGCTCGCGACCGCCGCCGCTGGCTCGTCTTCGGACGGCCACGCCGCGTCGGCTCGGAGACCCATCGCGAGCGCGCGGAAGTCCTGCTCGAGTCGTTGCTCACCCTCGGTCCGACGTTCATCAAACTCGGGCAGTTGCTCTCGACGCGACCAGACGTCCTCCCGCCGGCGTACATCGACGTGCTCTCGGCGCTCCAGGACGAGGTACCCCCGGCCGACTGGGCCGACGCGCGAGTCGTGCTCGAGGAGGATCTCGGCTCGGTCGACACCCGCTTTCAGGACTTCGATACCGACGCAATCAGCGGTGCCAGTCTGGGGCAGGTGTACCGTGCCTCAATCGACGGCGACGACGTCGCCGTCAAGATTCGGCGGCCGGGAATCGAGACGCTCGTCGAGTCCGACCTCCGGGTGATCCGGTGGTCGCTCCCGATACTGATTCGGTTCGTCGACGAATCCAGGTCGTTCTCCCTCGAGAACCTCGCCGACGAGTTCGCGAAGACGATTCGCGAGGAGATGGACTACCATCGCGAGGCCCGGATGCTCGCCGAGATTCGCTCGAATTTCGACGACGACGACCGGTTTCTTATCCCGGAGGTGTACGAGGCTTACTCGAGCGACCGGGTCCTGACGATGGCCTACATCGACGGGACGAAGATCAACCAGGTCGACGAACTCGACGCAAAGGGGATCGACCGCGAGCAGGTCGCGGAGAACCTCCAGCGGTCGTACCTCCAGATGATCATCGACGACGGGGTCTTTCACGCCGATCCCCACCCCGGAAACCTGGCGGTGACCGACGACGGGCGGATCGTCTTCTACGACTTCGGGATGAGCGGCCGCGTCGACGAATTCGTCCAGGACAGGATCGTCGAGTTCTACATCGCGATCGCCAACCAGGACATCGACGCGATCCTCGACTCCCTCATCGCGATCGGAACGCTGAGTCCCGAGGCCGATCGAGCCGTGATGGCCGACGTGATGGAACTCGCCATCGCCGACGCGCGCGGCGAAGACATCGAGCAGTACCGCGTCCAGCAGATCGTCGGCCAGATCGAGGACTCGATCTACGAGTTCCCGTTCCGCCTCCCGAAGAATCTCGCGCTCGTGCTCCGGGTGGCGACCGTCGTCGAGGGCGTCTGCGTGACCCTCGATCCCGACTTCGACTTTATCGCCACCGCGACGGACTACCTCACCGAACAGGGCTACCGCGAGGAGTCGATCCAGCGGGTCCTCGAGGACACTGCGGGCGAGGTCAGGGATGCCAGTCGATCCGCCGTCAGGATCCCGCCGAAACTCGAGCGGACGCTCGACCGATTCGAACGGGACGACCAGTTCGTCCGGGTCGGCGTCGAGGACAGCGATCAGGTGTTCGCCACCCTGGCGAAGCGACTGGTCTACGGCATGTTGTTGACGATGTCGCTGTTCTCGATGGGCGTCCTCTACGCCTTAGGAGCGCCCGTGGCGGCGGTCGTCGCGGCGGTCTTTTCGGCCGTCCTCTCGATCGTCCTCTACTGGTCGTTCCGGACGCCGAGTTCCATCTCGACGAAACCGCAGTTCACGCGCCAGAACCTCAGGCAGCGACGCGGAGAAGAGTAA
- the speB gene encoding agmatinase, which produces MYPGATADRTEANFVVVGAPLDASTTFAPGTRFGPRRIRHFSETFDDYDHRTDRRFTDCSVHDAGDVHAWDAVDEYLEFLEGTLRDVHWDDAVPLLLGGEHTVSAAGAGAVDPDVFVCLDAHLDLRSEYDGNPLSHACVTRRILDPDDYDDAPDIDVQEAIILGARTGSEEEWQWASENDVTVVPPDEAAEFVPQLEDRLEGREAYLSVDIDGADPAYAPGTGTMEPFGLEPRTMRDVVRAVAPYATGFDAVEVNDRDDGQAASLAGKLLREFVFSRVDALE; this is translated from the coding sequence ATGTACCCGGGGGCGACCGCCGATCGAACGGAGGCGAACTTCGTGGTCGTCGGTGCGCCCCTCGACGCATCGACGACCTTCGCGCCGGGGACTCGCTTCGGTCCCCGACGCATCCGCCATTTTTCGGAGACGTTCGACGACTACGACCACCGGACGGACCGGCGATTCACCGACTGCAGCGTCCACGACGCGGGCGACGTCCACGCCTGGGACGCGGTAGACGAGTACCTCGAGTTCCTCGAGGGCACCCTGCGCGACGTCCACTGGGACGACGCCGTCCCCCTGTTGCTCGGCGGCGAACACACCGTCTCGGCGGCGGGTGCGGGCGCGGTCGACCCGGACGTGTTCGTCTGTCTGGACGCTCACCTCGACTTGCGAAGCGAGTACGACGGCAACCCGCTCAGTCACGCCTGCGTGACCCGACGCATCCTCGATCCCGACGACTACGATGACGCGCCCGACATCGACGTCCAGGAGGCGATCATCCTCGGTGCACGGACGGGGAGCGAGGAGGAGTGGCAGTGGGCGAGTGAGAACGACGTGACCGTCGTTCCTCCCGACGAGGCCGCGGAGTTCGTCCCCCAACTCGAGGACCGCCTCGAGGGTCGGGAGGCGTACCTCAGTGTCGACATCGACGGCGCCGACCCGGCCTACGCGCCGGGAACAGGGACGATGGAACCGTTCGGCCTCGAGCCCCGGACGATGCGCGACGTCGTGCGGGCCGTCGCGCCGTACGCGACCGGGTTCGACGCGGTCGAAGTCAACGACCGCGACGACGGCCAGGCCGCCTCGCTGGCCGGGAAGTTGCTCCGGGAATTCGTCTTCTCGCGCGTCGACGCGCTCGAGTGA
- the deoC gene encoding deoxyribose-phosphate aldolase, with the protein MDRSELAPLIDHTVLGPETTPSDVERVLDESAEHGMNACIPPYAVESAAETHPDVTLATVIGFPHGQHDHEVKHLEGELAWKAGADELDVVINVGLLQAGETDAVEAELEELVAAVPIPVKVIIETALLTDEEKRAACEAAKAADATMVKTSTGFADGGATVADVELMSEYLPVKASGGVGSYEKAMDMIEAGAERIGASSGVAILEGAPDA; encoded by the coding sequence ATGGACCGCAGCGAACTCGCACCCCTGATCGACCACACCGTCCTCGGCCCCGAAACGACGCCGTCGGACGTCGAACGCGTCCTGGACGAGTCTGCAGAACACGGGATGAACGCCTGCATTCCGCCGTACGCGGTCGAAAGCGCCGCCGAAACCCACCCGGACGTCACGCTCGCGACCGTCATCGGCTTCCCGCACGGCCAGCACGACCACGAGGTGAAACATCTCGAGGGCGAACTCGCCTGGAAGGCCGGTGCCGACGAACTCGACGTGGTAATCAACGTCGGCCTCCTGCAAGCCGGCGAGACGGACGCAGTCGAAGCCGAACTCGAGGAACTGGTCGCGGCCGTCCCCATCCCTGTCAAGGTGATCATCGAGACGGCGCTTTTGACCGACGAGGAGAAGCGCGCAGCCTGCGAGGCGGCGAAGGCGGCCGACGCGACGATGGTCAAGACGTCGACCGGGTTCGCCGATGGCGGGGCCACCGTCGCGGACGTGGAACTGATGAGCGAGTACCTCCCGGTCAAGGCGAGCGGCGGGGTCGGGAGCTACGAGAAAGCGATGGACATGATCGAGGCTGGTGCCGAGCGAATCGGCGCCTCGAGCGGGGTGGCGATTCTCGAGGGTGCCCCGGACGCCTGA
- a CDS encoding Hsp20/alpha crystallin family protein, producing the protein MSALRDALRDLSDAAFFDLLESDDSYLLVLDVPGVPAETVDVAVEDGRIRIEARRQKDLPEKYHYLEENRPLFLDVDLPLPDDATESNAEASVDRGVLELALPKREGSDRTPIDVVSDPEDSTAEDADGDV; encoded by the coding sequence ATGTCAGCGCTGCGCGACGCCCTCCGGGACCTCTCCGACGCCGCGTTCTTCGATCTACTCGAGAGCGACGACTCCTACCTCCTCGTGCTCGACGTGCCAGGGGTCCCTGCCGAGACCGTGGACGTTGCCGTCGAAGACGGCCGCATTCGGATCGAGGCCCGCCGCCAGAAGGATCTCCCCGAGAAGTACCACTACCTCGAGGAGAACCGTCCGCTCTTTCTCGACGTCGACCTCCCCCTGCCCGACGACGCGACGGAGTCGAACGCCGAGGCGAGCGTCGATCGGGGCGTACTCGAACTCGCCCTGCCGAAACGGGAGGGATCCGATAGGACGCCGATCGACGTCGTGAGCGACCCCGAGGACTCGACCGCCGAAGACGCCGACGGGGACGTCTAA
- a CDS encoding M28 family metallopeptidase, giving the protein MTTPTDPDDSSRLERTLGRAWSDDRPWELLTALTQLESRMGGSPGERAAADLVAEAFERVGVANVGLESFPIQYWERGKTTFTVTEPVEREFEALALPYAPAADLEAPLVDVGYGTPEEIDDAGEAVEGAIVVASTTTPAGQRFVHRMEKFGHAVDAGARGFVFANHVPGQLPPTGALRFDREAAIPGIGVSAETHDWLTEYANSPAADPDESANARASLRVEATTTDGSSQNVVGTLGPDTDDELLLLAHYDAHDVAEGALDNGCGVATVLGAASVLAAVESDLGCRVRVAAVGCEEIGLLGAEALAERLDLESVRAVVNVDGAGRFRNLQAYSHASEEMRALATEVGEHYGQPVVHEPDPHPFSDHWPFLRAGVPALQLHSEPAGGGERGRGWGHTAADSRDKVDVRNIRTHTMLSAVLVRVLSRRTPPRIDGADLRDAFREQHYEPGMRASDTWPRAWD; this is encoded by the coding sequence ATGACCACACCGACGGACCCGGACGATTCGAGTCGGCTCGAGCGGACGCTCGGGCGGGCCTGGTCCGACGACCGACCGTGGGAGCTGTTGACCGCGCTCACCCAGCTCGAGAGCCGCATGGGCGGGTCGCCGGGCGAACGGGCAGCGGCCGACCTCGTCGCCGAGGCGTTCGAACGCGTCGGCGTGGCGAACGTCGGTCTCGAGTCGTTTCCGATCCAGTACTGGGAGCGCGGGAAGACGACGTTCACCGTTACCGAGCCCGTCGAACGCGAGTTCGAGGCGCTCGCACTCCCCTACGCTCCCGCAGCGGACCTCGAGGCGCCGCTGGTCGACGTCGGCTACGGGACCCCGGAGGAAATCGACGACGCGGGCGAGGCCGTCGAGGGAGCCATCGTCGTCGCGAGCACCACCACCCCGGCCGGCCAGCGTTTCGTCCACCGCATGGAGAAGTTCGGCCACGCCGTCGACGCGGGCGCGCGGGGGTTCGTCTTCGCCAACCACGTTCCCGGACAGCTGCCACCGACGGGGGCGCTCCGGTTCGACCGCGAGGCGGCCATCCCCGGGATCGGCGTCAGCGCGGAGACTCACGACTGGTTGACGGAGTACGCCAATTCACCGGCGGCTGACCCGGACGAATCCGCGAACGCCCGGGCCAGTCTGCGCGTCGAGGCGACGACGACCGACGGCTCGAGCCAGAACGTCGTCGGCACCCTCGGACCCGATACTGACGACGAACTTCTCCTGCTTGCTCACTACGACGCCCACGACGTCGCCGAAGGGGCCCTCGACAACGGCTGTGGCGTCGCGACGGTCCTCGGCGCCGCGTCGGTTCTCGCTGCCGTCGAGTCGGATCTGGGGTGTCGGGTCCGCGTCGCCGCCGTTGGCTGCGAGGAAATTGGGCTACTGGGCGCCGAAGCCCTTGCCGAGCGCCTCGACCTCGAGTCCGTCCGCGCCGTCGTGAACGTCGACGGAGCGGGCCGGTTTCGGAATTTGCAGGCGTACTCCCACGCCTCAGAAGAGATGCGGGCGCTAGCGACCGAAGTCGGTGAACACTACGGTCAGCCGGTCGTTCACGAGCCCGATCCGCACCCGTTCAGCGACCACTGGCCGTTCCTCCGGGCCGGCGTACCTGCCCTCCAGTTACACAGCGAACCGGCCGGCGGCGGCGAGCGAGGGCGTGGCTGGGGACACACGGCTGCCGACAGCCGCGATAAAGTCGACGTGCGGAATATTCGAACGCACACCATGCTCTCGGCCGTCCTGGTTCGAGTACTCTCGAGGCGAACCCCACCTCGAATCGACGGCGCGGATCTCCGGGATGCATTTCGAGAACAGCACTACGAACCAGGGATGCGCGCGTCGGATACTTGGCCTCGCGCCTGGGACTGA